From Sporosarcina sp. 6E9, a single genomic window includes:
- a CDS encoding cell wall-binding repeat-containing protein: MQKSNRIVKFLSAFLSFALVLSLLVPYASATTNTTANPFKSDRQNESIIQQKMAITEQLQLLKQAPRLHKDLENLKGEENVDVIIMLSEKPVALEQGIKELAGKKFTSSNAKAAKSKVQAQHKLLKKEMSAKKITFKEGFSYSTVLNGFSASVKANDLNKLLEIEGVTLVEPDSEVHAYEDTSATSTSENGLAMDTSISFLGVEDIWNEGFEGEGIKVAVLDTGIDYEHPEFDGIYKGGFNFVPHTGSDYAAPRADDDPYETTPSERPASKPEFNANGSSFYTSHGTHVAGTIAAIGANGYGIKGIAPKVDLYAYRVLGAYGSGSNAGVIAGINKAVEEGMDVINLSLGGGSNDSTTADTIAINNAMLAGTVSVLATGNSGPNRGTIGTPAAAALGIAVGNTTNPETTHNGTVSVEAGSFELSKDLKFMGTTYGTDLAEQLAGEFDLVSVPGVGAVKDFDGIDVNGKVALISRGEIAFVDKIANAKKEGAVATIIHNSSNGSNAPGISDVFLGDDFEFLPTIDMSYTDGAAIRAALADADGTVTFGEFGSESSSGDAVNSSSSRGPTKPHFDIKPDVSAPGTNIMSSVPRYGKEIPDADYSTAFERFTGTSMATPHIAGVAALIMNANPEWDAFDVKVALSNTAKVLDTEKFDVFAQGPGRVQPYKAAFPAALAYAEDTVVTDGNEVANVKGTVTFGHHPEVVDGDVSSTKQIRVENLSGNSSDYDVTVEVTKAFGDAKVTVDTTSFTLEDEKLLNVTLEAPQAVAPTGSELLGYIHITDGVTDLSLPFAVDFSPAVPEAVTDYHLTETDLSFNGDGVKDEGELKFTLRNIVLTNYIELFDIQNQDAGEYGDGYIGYLHASDYLFPDSYTLPIDGQYVPWGGNQLEQIPDGIYTVDFTAQNAGAGPSVLQYWDGPLFVKSTSAEIVSAEEHVADDSTYEFTGNLVDKYIEYQTVLEQFGLGYNLNTKLQTTFEAKDEAGNVVSNGPVNLAQNGTFGFDVTGLQDGNNNVTISVIDAAGNSAEATFVVSYEAPEEPGEPEDPEKMSRISGIDRYQTALEISSEGWESAETVIIARGNDFADALAGVPLAHAFEAPILLTLTDELSDNVLAEIERLGATQAIVLGGNAAVSENVSKELVNANIHVTRAGGDDRFATAAAIAELIAPDGADEVVIANGMDFPDALSVASHAAQAGTPILLTLKGSVPAETQEALESLGTTKTVVVGGTSVVSDAVASELPSANRLGGIDRYETNTLIAEYYNVDNDHLYVATGKDYADALTGAVLAANTNSGVLLVHAIVPEFTSSYITKNEVQRLTIFGGENAVSEKVYSELERLID, from the coding sequence TTGCAAAAAAGTAACAGGATCGTAAAGTTTTTAAGCGCATTTTTGTCATTTGCCTTAGTGCTTTCGTTGCTCGTGCCTTATGCATCTGCAACGACAAATACTACAGCGAATCCGTTTAAATCGGATAGGCAAAACGAAAGCATTATTCAACAAAAAATGGCAATTACCGAACAATTACAATTGCTTAAACAAGCTCCTAGACTACATAAAGACTTGGAGAATTTGAAAGGCGAAGAGAACGTAGATGTTATTATTATGCTCTCTGAAAAGCCGGTTGCGCTAGAGCAAGGAATTAAAGAGCTTGCTGGAAAGAAATTTACAAGCTCAAATGCAAAAGCAGCAAAATCAAAAGTACAAGCGCAACATAAACTCCTTAAAAAAGAAATGTCTGCAAAAAAGATTACCTTCAAAGAAGGATTTTCTTACAGTACGGTTTTGAATGGTTTTTCAGCTAGCGTAAAAGCGAATGACCTTAACAAACTTCTAGAAATTGAGGGTGTCACTTTAGTAGAGCCTGATTCAGAAGTTCATGCTTACGAAGACACATCTGCAACTTCGACAAGCGAAAATGGTTTAGCAATGGATACAAGTATTTCATTCCTAGGAGTTGAAGACATTTGGAATGAAGGATTCGAAGGGGAAGGCATTAAAGTTGCTGTCCTTGACACTGGAATCGACTACGAACATCCTGAGTTCGATGGAATTTACAAAGGCGGTTTTAACTTCGTACCGCATACAGGAAGTGATTACGCAGCGCCGCGCGCAGATGATGATCCATATGAAACGACACCATCTGAGCGTCCAGCTAGCAAACCTGAATTTAACGCAAACGGTAGCTCGTTCTATACATCTCATGGTACGCACGTAGCGGGTACAATTGCTGCAATCGGTGCCAATGGATACGGGATTAAAGGAATTGCTCCCAAAGTAGACTTATACGCTTACCGTGTCCTAGGGGCTTATGGTAGCGGATCAAATGCAGGCGTTATTGCAGGCATTAACAAAGCTGTTGAAGAAGGAATGGACGTTATTAACCTTTCTCTTGGCGGCGGTTCTAACGATTCTACAACAGCAGATACAATTGCAATCAACAACGCAATGCTTGCTGGAACAGTTTCAGTTTTAGCGACTGGAAACTCTGGTCCTAATCGTGGAACAATCGGAACGCCGGCTGCAGCAGCTCTTGGAATTGCAGTTGGAAACACGACAAATCCTGAAACGACACACAATGGTACTGTTTCAGTTGAAGCTGGTAGCTTTGAATTGTCAAAAGACTTGAAATTCATGGGTACAACATATGGTACTGATTTAGCTGAACAGCTAGCAGGTGAATTTGACCTTGTTTCAGTTCCTGGCGTTGGTGCCGTAAAAGATTTTGATGGTATTGATGTTAATGGTAAAGTTGCGCTAATTTCACGCGGGGAGATTGCATTTGTTGATAAAATTGCAAATGCCAAAAAAGAAGGCGCAGTTGCAACGATTATTCACAACTCTTCAAACGGATCAAACGCACCAGGCATTTCAGATGTTTTCCTTGGGGATGACTTTGAATTCCTTCCGACAATTGATATGTCTTACACGGATGGAGCTGCAATTCGTGCTGCACTTGCAGATGCGGATGGAACGGTTACATTTGGTGAATTTGGCAGTGAATCTTCATCAGGCGACGCAGTAAACAGTTCAAGTTCACGCGGACCTACAAAGCCGCATTTCGATATTAAACCGGATGTTTCCGCACCAGGAACGAACATTATGTCATCAGTTCCTCGTTATGGAAAAGAAATTCCAGATGCAGACTATTCAACAGCATTTGAGCGTTTCACAGGTACATCAATGGCAACGCCTCACATTGCAGGAGTTGCAGCATTAATCATGAATGCGAATCCAGAATGGGATGCATTCGATGTTAAAGTAGCATTATCTAATACTGCAAAAGTACTCGACACTGAAAAGTTCGATGTATTTGCACAAGGACCTGGACGTGTTCAGCCATATAAGGCGGCATTCCCAGCAGCACTTGCATATGCAGAAGATACAGTAGTTACTGATGGTAACGAAGTTGCGAACGTTAAAGGGACTGTCACATTTGGTCACCATCCAGAAGTAGTGGACGGCGATGTTTCTTCTACGAAACAAATCCGTGTTGAAAATCTATCTGGAAATTCTAGCGACTACGATGTAACAGTTGAAGTAACAAAAGCATTCGGTGACGCTAAAGTAACTGTTGATACAACTTCCTTCACATTGGAAGATGAGAAACTACTAAACGTTACGCTAGAAGCGCCACAAGCTGTCGCGCCGACAGGAAGCGAGCTTCTTGGCTACATTCATATTACTGATGGTGTAACGGATCTTTCATTACCATTTGCGGTTGATTTCTCCCCCGCAGTTCCTGAAGCGGTAACGGATTATCATCTAACTGAAACAGATCTATCATTTAATGGTGATGGGGTTAAAGATGAAGGAGAACTGAAATTTACATTAAGAAACATCGTATTAACAAACTACATTGAGTTATTTGATATTCAAAATCAAGATGCCGGAGAATATGGAGATGGCTACATTGGCTATCTACATGCTAGTGACTATTTATTCCCTGATAGCTACACGCTTCCGATTGATGGACAATATGTACCTTGGGGTGGAAATCAACTTGAGCAAATCCCGGACGGTATTTACACTGTCGATTTCACAGCGCAAAACGCTGGTGCAGGCCCTTCTGTACTCCAGTACTGGGATGGACCACTCTTCGTTAAGAGCACATCCGCTGAAATTGTTTCAGCAGAAGAGCATGTTGCTGATGACTCAACATATGAGTTTACAGGTAATCTTGTAGACAAATATATTGAGTATCAAACAGTGCTTGAACAATTTGGACTTGGATATAACTTAAACACAAAACTTCAAACAACATTTGAAGCAAAAGATGAAGCTGGTAACGTAGTATCAAATGGTCCAGTAAATCTTGCACAAAATGGTACGTTTGGTTTTGATGTGACGGGACTTCAAGACGGCAACAACAATGTAACTATTTCTGTTATCGATGCTGCAGGTAATAGTGCTGAGGCAACGTTTGTAGTCTCGTACGAAGCACCTGAAGAACCAGGTGAACCGGAAGATCCAGAAAAAATGAGCAGAATCTCAGGTATTGACCGTTATCAAACGGCACTTGAAATCAGTTCCGAAGGTTGGGAATCAGCAGAAACGGTAATCATTGCACGTGGAAATGATTTCGCTGACGCATTAGCTGGTGTTCCATTAGCACATGCATTTGAAGCACCAATTCTTCTAACGCTAACTGATGAACTGTCAGATAATGTACTTGCAGAAATCGAACGCCTAGGTGCAACACAAGCAATCGTACTAGGTGGAAATGCTGCTGTAAGTGAAAATGTGTCAAAAGAGCTTGTGAATGCGAACATTCATGTAACACGTGCTGGTGGAGACGACAGATTCGCTACAGCGGCAGCAATTGCGGAACTGATTGCTCCAGATGGCGCGGATGAAGTTGTTATTGCGAATGGTATGGATTTCCCAGACGCACTATCTGTTGCATCACATGCGGCACAAGCAGGAACGCCGATTCTATTAACATTAAAAGGCTCTGTACCTGCAGAAACACAGGAAGCGCTTGAATCACTTGGCACTACAAAAACAGTTGTTGTCGGCGGAACATCAGTCGTTTCAGACGCTGTTGCAAGCGAACTTCCAAGTGCGAACCGTCTAGGTGGAATCGATCGTTACGAAACAAATACTTTAATTGCAGAGTACTATAACGTTGACAACGATCACTTATACGTAGCAACTGGAAAAGATTACGCTGATGCATTAACTGGTGCAGTATTAGCTGCTAATACAAATAGCGGAGTACTTCTTGTACACGCAATCGTTCCAGAATTTACATCAAGCTATATCACTAAGAATGAAGTTCAACGTCTAACAATCTTCGGTGGGGAAAATGCGGTAAGTGAAAAAGTATACAGCGAGTTAGAAAGACTGATTGATTAA
- a CDS encoding efflux RND transporter periplasmic adaptor subunit produces the protein MSKLGNITVAVVISSFLAFNFYLLFNKESKISKSLYVSEFERVTAGDYTEEMPKEGLISPQEIATVYVGNEDEVESWLISEGDKINIGDELALLNTERSDEESELLNTKQQALLQQRSEIEALIRDLNTSKSQVGTGSTSNVDRGENVTEVEGGAKIELDFKVDFTVDVTQEGSYAQAHAAAEQQLAEIAKELTVVEAQLAQDSSNTAIISPVSGVVSNVIRHGSKLAVDIYSTEKIVTTYAKDHEWQLIEEGDRVTIQGKGLDGIIEGIVLSVSELPATDNELIDTYKKIDDEKTVNPLAYYEVQITTPEELGATPYGHNVNTTIIIDEVSGAVAVNEDWVSRSDKKSAKARIIDKSGKAVTSKLTTPFIEDTRIIVTEGLASGQVVFPMPKPTHDIHKGNPTVILKMPTDIPTKKEWKSLTWKEYLKYMILN, from the coding sequence ATGAGTAAATTAGGGAACATCACCGTTGCCGTCGTGATTAGTTCATTTTTAGCATTCAATTTCTATTTGTTATTCAATAAAGAAAGTAAAATTAGTAAATCTCTATATGTTAGCGAGTTTGAAAGAGTAACCGCTGGAGATTACACTGAAGAAATGCCGAAAGAAGGACTTATATCGCCCCAAGAAATAGCGACGGTGTATGTCGGAAACGAAGACGAAGTCGAAAGTTGGCTTATTTCAGAAGGCGATAAGATCAATATTGGAGACGAACTTGCATTATTGAATACAGAGCGTTCCGATGAGGAAAGCGAACTTTTAAACACGAAACAGCAAGCGCTTCTTCAACAAAGAAGTGAAATCGAGGCATTGATCAGGGATTTGAATACTTCAAAATCCCAGGTGGGAACAGGCAGTACATCAAATGTAGACCGCGGCGAAAATGTAACTGAAGTTGAAGGCGGCGCAAAGATCGAACTTGATTTTAAGGTAGATTTCACTGTCGATGTGACGCAAGAAGGTTCATACGCACAAGCGCACGCAGCTGCAGAACAACAATTAGCGGAGATTGCGAAAGAACTTACCGTTGTGGAGGCACAACTGGCACAAGATTCTTCAAATACCGCAATCATAAGCCCGGTATCAGGAGTTGTCTCCAATGTCATTCGACACGGTTCGAAATTGGCCGTTGATATTTATAGCACTGAAAAAATTGTCACAACGTACGCTAAAGATCATGAGTGGCAATTGATTGAAGAAGGCGACCGTGTAACGATTCAAGGTAAAGGTCTTGATGGAATCATAGAAGGCATTGTCCTCTCCGTGTCAGAATTACCTGCCACTGACAATGAACTAATCGATACGTATAAGAAAATTGACGACGAAAAGACCGTTAATCCACTCGCATATTATGAAGTACAGATCACAACGCCCGAGGAACTCGGGGCAACACCATACGGACATAATGTTAATACCACGATTATCATTGACGAAGTGTCAGGCGCAGTTGCTGTTAATGAAGATTGGGTCAGTCGTTCCGACAAAAAATCAGCAAAAGCAAGGATCATCGACAAATCCGGCAAAGCAGTCACCTCTAAACTTACGACACCGTTCATTGAAGATACGCGTATTATTGTTACAGAAGGCCTCGCATCTGGACAAGTTGTTTTTCCGATGCCAAAGCCAACCCACGATATCCATAAAGGCAATCCAACAGTTATTCTAAAAATGCCGACGGATATCCCAACGAAAAAAGAATGGAAATCATTGACTTGGAAGGAATATTTAAAATACATGATTCTGAATTAA
- a CDS encoding cell wall-binding repeat-containing protein, with protein sequence MQPKRLMKFLSAFLSMALVFSLLTPIALATSSTLVQSTEQVSEIVKQKANHAKALDGASGNSEYANESGIIDYEIDSRDIAFNREGSTESAQITFTLEDYFGIHWIEVFDYLNPEGGTYGDGYLGYIYADYEIDPGSYKLDFNGLYMPWDLDAVEELLLPDGVYGFDFLGENLSGEEEESTASLGPVFIKSTSADIVAEEGHVAEDSTYKFTGRLVDKYIEYQKELVKHDLGFNINTKLQTTFEAKDAAGNLVSSGSVNLAQDGTFSFDVTELQDGDNKVTIYVEDAAGNSANAAFTVSYETPEEPKEKISRISGLDRYQTALEISSEGWETAETVIIARGNDFADALAGGPLAHVLEAPILLTLTNELTDDVLAEIERLGAMQAIVLGGNAAVSKEVENELVNAKLSVTRAGGNDRFATAAAIAELIAPEGADEVVVANGLDFPDALSVASHAAQAGTPILLTLKDSVPAETQEVLESLGATKTIVVGGHAVISEAVESLLPSANRLGGIDRYETNTIIAEHYNVDNNHLYVATGKDYADALTGSVLAAKTNSGVLLVHAIVPDFVSSYITENEVQYLTVFGGENAVKAEVYNELERLID encoded by the coding sequence ATGCAACCTAAAAGACTAATGAAGTTTCTAAGTGCTTTTTTATCAATGGCTCTAGTGTTTTCATTGTTAACACCAATCGCGTTAGCAACATCTTCTACGTTAGTGCAATCAACTGAACAGGTTTCTGAAATTGTTAAACAGAAAGCGAATCATGCAAAAGCCCTTGATGGAGCCAGTGGTAATTCTGAGTATGCAAACGAGTCTGGAATTATTGACTACGAAATCGATAGTAGAGATATAGCATTTAATCGAGAAGGGTCAACGGAATCCGCTCAAATTACATTTACACTTGAAGATTATTTCGGAATTCACTGGATTGAAGTATTCGATTATTTGAATCCTGAAGGTGGTACATATGGCGATGGTTACCTAGGCTATATTTATGCAGACTATGAAATCGATCCAGGTTCTTACAAACTTGATTTTAATGGATTGTATATGCCATGGGACTTAGATGCTGTTGAGGAACTACTTTTACCTGATGGTGTATACGGTTTTGATTTCTTAGGGGAGAATTTGTCAGGTGAAGAAGAGGAATCTACTGCTTCACTCGGACCTGTATTCATAAAAAGTACATCAGCAGATATTGTTGCAGAAGAAGGGCATGTTGCCGAAGATTCAACGTATAAGTTTACAGGTAGGCTTGTAGACAAATATATCGAATATCAAAAGGAACTTGTAAAACATGATCTGGGTTTCAATATCAACACTAAACTTCAAACAACATTTGAAGCAAAAGACGCGGCCGGTAACCTAGTATCAAGCGGATCTGTAAATCTAGCACAAGATGGTACATTTTCTTTCGACGTAACTGAACTTCAAGACGGTGACAACAAAGTAACCATTTACGTAGAAGACGCAGCGGGCAACAGTGCGAACGCAGCGTTCACGGTTTCGTATGAAACTCCTGAAGAACCAAAAGAAAAAATAAGCAGAATATCAGGTCTCGACCGCTATCAAACGGCACTTGAAATCAGTTCCGAAGGTTGGGAAACAGCAGAAACGGTAATCATTGCTCGCGGCAACGACTTTGCTGACGCATTAGCTGGTGGTCCACTTGCACATGTACTAGAAGCACCAATTCTTCTAACGTTAACGAATGAATTAACAGATGATGTCCTTGCAGAAATCGAACGTCTAGGCGCGATGCAAGCAATTGTGCTCGGCGGAAACGCGGCTGTTAGTAAAGAAGTTGAAAATGAGTTAGTAAACGCGAAGCTCAGTGTCACGCGTGCTGGTGGGAACGATAGATTCGCTACAGCGGCAGCAATTGCGGAACTGATTGCTCCAGAAGGCGCGGATGAAGTTGTTGTTGCGAATGGCTTGGACTTCCCAGACGCACTATCTGTTGCATCACATGCGGCACAAGCAGGAACGCCGATTCTATTAACATTAAAAGATTCTGTACCTGCTGAAACACAAGAAGTGCTTGAAAGTCTTGGCGCAACGAAAACAATCGTAGTCGGCGGGCACGCAGTTATTTCTGAAGCTGTCGAGAGCTTACTTCCAAGCGCGAATCGTCTAGGTGGAATCGATCGTTACGAAACAAATACTATAATTGCGGAACACTATAACGTCGACAATAATCACCTATACGTAGCAACTGGAAAAGATTACGCAGATGCATTAACTGGTTCAGTATTAGCTGCAAAAACAAATAGCGGGGTACTTCTTGTACATGCAATTGTTCCAGATTTCGTATCTAGCTATATCACTGAGAATGAAGTTCAATATCTAACAGTATTCGGTGGGGAAAACGCGGTAAAGGCAGAAGTATACAACGAATTAGAAAGACTGATTGATTAA
- a CDS encoding S8 family serine peptidase, producing MQKSNQIVRFLSMFLSFVLVLSILVPSASARTDSPSESMLQQKQAVANQLQLLKQTPRLHKDLENVKDEESVEVIILLSEKPVALEQGIKALAKQDLSSSEQAAVKTKVESQQVFVQKEMKTKGISFKKGHSYSTVLNGFSTTVKGEDLPKLLEIEGVQLVEPVVEVHALEDLSTNIDGQVSPAMDTSHSFLGIERIWDKGFKGKGVKVGVIDSGIDYHHPAFENIYKGGNNFIPPAGYTVPREFNDPYETMPSERPDGVPEYNGNGSSFFTSHGTHVAGIIAALGNNDYGISGLAPEVELYAYRVLGAYGSGSNAGVIAGINKAVVDGMDIINLSLGSASDSSTLADAIAVNNAMLAGTVAVSATGNSGPNRGTIGSPATAALGIAVANTTIPEAQFDAKVSVEAADYELTSSIALMGTTFGIELETQLSGDFEVVAVPGVGKPSDYEGLDLDGKVALISRGEIAFVDKIAAAKDAGAVATLIHNNSGTGPSNVFLGDDFEFIPSFDMSRTEGDALRAALASNEGTVSFSKFNVEYTAGDEVNTSSSRGPSTPHFDIKPDVSAPGTNIMSTIPMYGKENPDADYSKAFTRKTGTSMATPQVAGIAALILNANPDWNPFDVKVALSNTAKVLDTDKYDVFAQGSGRVQPYEAAFPNTLAYALDTVESSGVEVANKKGTITFGHFPELADGDISSTKQINVKNLSGNVSDYTVSVEVTKSFGDAKVTVDKPAFTLNDEQLLNVTLSASQVEAPEGSEILGYIHISDGETSLSLPFAADLSEKFQDIKNFRLSETDLSFNGDGIKDEGEIKFTLNTELSTNIITLWDYQNPEGGSNGDGTLGYLHEGYMMYPGEISIPINGLYTPVSTNKREQIPEGVYSVDFSAFVIDGGTFWFASATDGPFFVKSTPAEIVAAEEHVAVDSKYEFTGKLVDKYIDYKTVLADYDLDYDLNTKLQTTFEAKDETGNVISSGPVTLAQDGTFAFDVTRLKDGENEVTIFVEDAAGNSADSTFVISYDAPEEPKEKMSRISGIDRFQTALEISSEGWDSADTVIIARGNDFADALAGVPLAHAQEAPILLTLTNELSDGVLKEIERLGATEAIILGGKSAVSEAAQEELEKADITVTRASGVDRFATAAAIADLVAPNGSDEVVIANGLDFPDALSVASHAAKVGTPILLTQKNSVPVETAIAIGKLGVKETVVVGGKAVVSDTVTKKLPNVNRLGGYDRYETNTLIAEYYNVDNKHLYVATGTAYADALTGAVLAANTDSAVLLVHAIVPEYTSSYITKNEVHRLTIFGGESAVSAKVYKELEKLID from the coding sequence TTGCAAAAAAGTAACCAGATTGTTAGATTTTTAAGTATGTTTTTATCATTTGTTTTGGTACTTTCGATACTCGTGCCTTCTGCATCAGCCAGAACGGACAGTCCAAGCGAAAGCATGCTTCAGCAAAAACAGGCAGTTGCAAATCAATTACAATTGCTTAAACAAACTCCTAGACTACATAAAGATTTGGAGAATGTTAAAGATGAAGAGAGTGTAGAAGTTATTATTCTGCTTTCTGAAAAACCAGTTGCGCTAGAACAAGGAATTAAAGCGCTTGCTAAACAGGACTTATCAAGTTCAGAACAAGCAGCTGTTAAAACAAAGGTAGAATCTCAACAGGTATTTGTTCAGAAAGAAATGAAAACGAAAGGGATCTCATTTAAAAAGGGACATTCATATAGCACAGTGTTAAACGGCTTCTCAACAACGGTTAAAGGGGAAGATCTTCCAAAACTTCTAGAAATTGAAGGCGTACAGCTTGTTGAACCAGTTGTAGAAGTCCATGCACTTGAAGATCTGTCAACAAATATAGATGGACAAGTCAGTCCGGCCATGGATACTAGTCATTCATTCCTTGGCATTGAAAGAATTTGGGACAAAGGATTTAAAGGGAAAGGAGTTAAAGTAGGCGTAATTGATTCCGGAATTGATTATCATCACCCTGCATTTGAAAACATTTATAAAGGTGGTAATAACTTTATTCCTCCTGCAGGTTACACAGTACCACGTGAATTTAACGATCCATATGAAACAATGCCATCTGAAAGACCGGATGGAGTGCCTGAGTATAATGGGAATGGTTCATCGTTTTTCACATCACACGGTACCCATGTAGCCGGTATAATTGCAGCACTCGGGAACAATGATTATGGTATTTCAGGACTAGCTCCGGAAGTTGAATTGTACGCTTATCGCGTTCTTGGTGCTTACGGTTCCGGCTCAAATGCTGGCGTTATTGCAGGCATCAATAAAGCTGTAGTCGATGGAATGGATATCATCAATCTATCTCTGGGAAGCGCATCTGATTCGTCAACTTTAGCGGATGCAATCGCTGTTAATAACGCGATGCTAGCGGGAACTGTAGCAGTGTCAGCGACGGGTAACTCAGGTCCTAATCGCGGAACAATCGGATCACCGGCAACTGCAGCACTTGGGATTGCTGTTGCAAATACAACAATCCCTGAAGCACAATTCGATGCGAAAGTGTCTGTAGAGGCGGCGGATTATGAACTAACATCTAGTATTGCACTAATGGGAACAACGTTTGGAATAGAACTTGAAACTCAACTTTCAGGAGATTTTGAAGTCGTGGCTGTTCCGGGAGTTGGAAAGCCTTCGGATTATGAAGGTTTAGACCTAGACGGAAAAGTAGCATTGATTTCACGTGGCGAAATCGCATTTGTCGATAAGATTGCAGCAGCAAAAGATGCTGGAGCAGTTGCAACGCTCATTCACAACAACAGCGGAACAGGGCCATCGAATGTTTTCCTCGGGGATGATTTCGAATTCATTCCATCATTCGATATGTCTCGAACAGAAGGCGATGCACTACGCGCAGCCCTTGCATCGAACGAAGGGACAGTTTCATTTTCGAAATTTAATGTTGAGTATACAGCGGGAGATGAGGTAAACACTTCAAGTTCACGTGGACCGTCAACTCCACATTTTGATATTAAGCCTGATGTATCAGCACCAGGAACAAACATTATGTCGACAATTCCGATGTACGGAAAAGAAAATCCGGATGCGGACTATTCAAAAGCGTTCACACGTAAAACAGGAACTTCAATGGCAACACCGCAGGTCGCGGGGATTGCGGCACTAATTTTGAATGCAAATCCTGATTGGAATCCATTCGATGTAAAAGTTGCGCTCTCCAATACAGCGAAAGTGTTGGATACTGATAAGTACGACGTCTTCGCGCAAGGTTCTGGACGTGTCCAGCCGTATGAAGCGGCATTTCCAAATACACTTGCTTATGCGTTAGACACAGTCGAGTCTAGTGGTGTTGAAGTTGCGAACAAAAAAGGAACAATCACATTCGGCCATTTCCCTGAATTAGCAGATGGCGATATTTCTTCAACGAAGCAAATTAACGTGAAAAACCTTTCTGGAAACGTAAGTGATTATACAGTTTCCGTTGAAGTAACTAAATCATTTGGCGATGCCAAAGTAACGGTCGATAAGCCGGCGTTCACGTTGAACGACGAGCAGTTACTAAACGTAACGCTCAGCGCATCACAAGTCGAAGCGCCTGAGGGCAGTGAAATTCTTGGTTACATTCACATTTCGGATGGAGAAACAAGTTTATCATTACCATTCGCAGCTGATCTATCAGAGAAATTCCAAGACATAAAGAATTTCCGTTTGTCAGAAACAGATCTATCCTTTAATGGCGATGGAATTAAAGATGAAGGAGAAATTAAATTCACCTTAAATACCGAGCTTTCGACAAACATAATTACATTATGGGATTATCAGAATCCGGAAGGCGGAAGCAACGGAGACGGCACTCTTGGCTATTTACATGAGGGGTACATGATGTACCCTGGCGAAATTAGTATTCCAATTAATGGCCTATATACGCCGGTGAGTACTAATAAACGCGAACAAATCCCTGAAGGTGTTTATTCTGTAGATTTCTCAGCCTTCGTTATTGACGGTGGAACTTTCTGGTTTGCTTCGGCGACGGATGGTCCATTTTTCGTGAAGAGTACACCCGCAGAAATCGTAGCGGCAGAAGAACATGTCGCTGTAGACTCGAAATATGAGTTTACAGGTAAACTTGTAGATAAATATATTGATTACAAAACAGTTCTTGCAGACTATGATTTAGATTACGACTTGAATACAAAACTTCAAACAACATTTGAAGCGAAAGATGAAACTGGTAACGTTATATCAAGTGGTCCAGTAACTCTTGCACAAGACGGAACATTTGCATTCGACGTAACTAGACTAAAAGATGGTGAAAACGAAGTTACCATTTTTGTTGAAGACGCTGCGGGCAATTCTGCAGACTCAACATTTGTGATTTCGTATGATGCACCGGAAGAGCCAAAAGAAAAAATGAGCAGAATTTCAGGTATCGACCGCTTCCAAACAGCACTTGAAATCAGCTCTGAAGGTTGGGACTCAGCCGACACGGTAATCATTGCACGTGGAAATGACTTCGCTGATGCATTAGCCGGGGTTCCACTGGCACATGCGCAAGAAGCACCAATTCTTCTAACGTTAACGAATGAATTATCAGATGGTGTCCTAAAAGAAATCGAACGCCTAGGAGCAACAGAAGCAATTATCCTAGGTGGAAAATCAGCTGTAAGTGAAGCAGCTCAGGAAGAACTTGAAAAGGCAGATATCACTGTAACGCGTGCAAGCGGAGTTGACAGATTTGCGACAGCTGCAGCAATTGCAGATTTGGTTGCACCAAATGGTTCTGACGAAGTCGTCATTGCCAATGGCCTAGATTTCCCGGATGCATTATCTGTTGCATCACATGCTGCAAAAGTTGGAACGCCGATTCTGTTAACGCAAAAAAATTCCGTGCCTGTGGAAACGGCGATTGCGATTGGTAAGCTGGGCGTGAAAGAAACGGTCGTAGTTGGTGGAAAAGCAGTTGTTTCTGACACTGTTACAAAGAAACTTCCAAACGTGAACCGCTTAGGTGGATACGATCGTTACGAAACTAACACGCTGATTGCAGAGTATTATAACGTTGACAACAAACACCTCTATGTAGCAACTGGAACAGCTTACGCAGACGCACTAACTGGTGCAGTTTTAGCTGCTAACACGGATAGCGCAGTACTTCTAGTACACGCAATCGTTCCAGAATACACATCAAGCTACATCACGAAGAATGAAGTTCATCGTCTAACAATCTTCGGTGGAGAAAGTGCAGTAAGTGCGAAAGTATACAAAGAGTTAGAAAAGTTGATTGATTAA